In a single window of the Veillonella sp. genome:
- a CDS encoding tetratricopeptide repeat protein has protein sequence MKYILLCICLLSLLGCGTDTKTQQDTKPTTVNEQAKTDQGQDAHVMAAKQALSSGDYAKTIEEASASIKDNPNNAEAYSIRGFATALNGDTAKGLVDTKKSYDLDPNNVANYYNMAMVYKLQGQLNESKQWFEKVLEKDPSNTWSVYGIATIYADQGDDTKALDWLEKAIKIDPSVKTVAAEQDHFERFHNNARFKTLVGL, from the coding sequence ATGAAATATATTCTATTATGTATTTGTTTGCTTAGCCTATTAGGTTGTGGCACAGACACTAAGACCCAGCAAGACACTAAACCTACAACAGTTAACGAACAAGCTAAGACAGATCAAGGTCAAGATGCTCATGTAATGGCAGCTAAGCAGGCTCTATCCTCTGGTGATTATGCTAAAACCATCGAGGAAGCATCAGCTTCTATTAAGGATAATCCTAATAATGCAGAGGCGTACTCCATCCGTGGCTTCGCTACGGCGTTAAATGGTGATACCGCTAAAGGTTTAGTAGATACTAAAAAATCATATGATTTAGATCCTAATAACGTAGCTAATTATTACAACATGGCTATGGTGTACAAATTACAAGGCCAATTAAATGAGTCTAAACAATGGTTTGAAAAGGTATTAGAAAAGGACCCTAGTAACACTTGGTCTGTGTATGGCATTGCTACCATTTATGCAGACCAAGGGGATGATACTAAGGCCCTTGATTGGCTTGAAAAAGCAATTAAAATTGATCCATCTGTGAAAACCGTGGCCGCTGAACAAGACCATTTTGAACGCTTTCACAATAATGCGCGCTTTAAAACATTAGTAGGATTATAG
- a CDS encoding ClC family H(+)/Cl(-) exchange transporter produces MKLWKFNKRSSTLADMSMNRMLLTELIAKGALVGVIAGFCGATYRYLILESEHIRWHLMDGITLEWAIGWLVMMVIFAFIVDRLLAWAPLSGGSGIPQIEGEMLGLFDMKPYRTLASKMIGGVLTGFAGFSVGREGPAVQIGGSAGKIVSYWMNSGLREQRILTSAGAGAGLTAAFSAPVSGAMFVFEEVHKSFYPYLVVPTFVATLISNYITVSIFGLEPALGFSVTSGVPLEYFPVLLMVGVIMGLCGVFFCRMIFAFKKFFEWLKCSRFLKLALTFVTVAVIGYDSQLLLGGGNDLVGQLAFQSHGVLLLGGIVLGKILLTTFCYGSGAQGGIFLPMLVIGASAGAFCESLLSSVGIIAPDFVPQFVICAMGGMLAAAMRTPILAILLVLEMTNSFSNIYAIGIVTLVAYLVAELLKEPPIYDSLLQAMSGQNNLESVQTFFQTKVPVVANYTDVQLQDLALPDGTLIVSIRRNGTYIVPLGDVKLEPGDELQVSCERGRLKAAKEFFQSNQI; encoded by the coding sequence ATGAAGCTATGGAAATTTAATAAGCGAAGTTCTACCTTAGCAGATATGTCCATGAATCGTATGTTGTTGACGGAGCTCATTGCGAAGGGCGCTCTTGTGGGCGTGATTGCAGGCTTTTGTGGTGCTACATATCGCTATTTGATCCTTGAATCTGAGCATATTCGCTGGCATTTGATGGATGGCATTACCCTAGAATGGGCCATAGGATGGCTTGTGATGATGGTCATCTTTGCCTTTATCGTAGATCGATTGCTCGCGTGGGCTCCATTATCTGGTGGTTCTGGTATTCCTCAAATCGAAGGGGAAATGCTAGGCCTCTTTGATATGAAGCCGTATCGGACGCTAGCTTCCAAGATGATTGGTGGCGTGTTGACTGGTTTTGCCGGCTTCTCTGTAGGTCGTGAAGGTCCAGCCGTACAAATTGGTGGCTCTGCCGGCAAGATTGTGTCCTATTGGATGAATTCAGGGCTGCGTGAGCAGCGTATCTTGACCTCTGCTGGGGCAGGGGCAGGCTTAACGGCTGCATTTAGTGCACCCGTATCGGGGGCTATGTTCGTCTTTGAAGAGGTCCATAAAAGCTTCTATCCGTACCTCGTTGTGCCTACTTTCGTGGCTACCTTAATTTCTAACTATATTACGGTTAGTATCTTCGGCCTCGAACCGGCCCTTGGATTTTCGGTGACCTCCGGTGTACCTCTTGAGTACTTCCCAGTCCTTCTTATGGTTGGCGTTATCATGGGTCTCTGTGGGGTGTTCTTCTGTCGCATGATCTTTGCATTTAAGAAGTTCTTTGAATGGCTTAAATGCTCTCGGTTCTTGAAATTAGCCCTTACCTTTGTGACTGTGGCCGTTATCGGCTATGACTCGCAACTTCTCTTGGGCGGTGGCAATGATCTTGTGGGGCAGCTAGCCTTTCAATCTCATGGTGTCTTGCTCTTGGGGGGCATCGTATTAGGTAAGATTTTGCTTACTACCTTCTGCTATGGCAGTGGTGCGCAAGGCGGTATATTCTTGCCTATGCTCGTTATAGGGGCTTCGGCAGGCGCCTTTTGTGAAAGCTTGCTTTCATCAGTGGGTATCATCGCGCCTGATTTTGTACCGCAATTCGTTATTTGCGCCATGGGTGGTATGTTAGCGGCGGCTATGCGGACCCCGATTCTTGCGATTTTGCTCGTTCTTGAAATGACGAATAGTTTCTCCAATATTTACGCCATCGGCATTGTTACACTGGTGGCCTACCTTGTGGCAGAACTATTAAAAGAACCACCTATTTACGATTCCTTATTACAAGCTATGAGTGGTCAAAACAATTTAGAATCTGTACAAACCTTCTTCCAAACGAAGGTACCTGTAGTAGCGAATTATACAGATGTACAATTACAAGACTTGGCCTTGCCAGATGGGACACTTATCGTTAGTATTCGTCGCAATGGAACATACATTGTGCCGTTAGGGGATGTAAAACTTGAACCAGGTGACGAACTACAAGTCTCTTGTGAACGAGGACGATTAAAAGCAGCGAAAGAATTTTTCCAATCGAATCAGATATAG
- a CDS encoding type II toxin-antitoxin system HicA family toxin has product MKDKDLLKLLLKNGWKDVRQHGSHHRLKKDNQVEVIAVHGKDVPVGLLNAILKRTGLK; this is encoded by the coding sequence ATGAAAGATAAAGATCTACTAAAACTGCTACTCAAAAACGGCTGGAAGGATGTACGGCAACACGGCAGTCATCATCGTTTGAAAAAGGATAATCAAGTTGAAGTGATTGCCGTACACGGAAAAGATGTACCTGTCGGCTTATTAAATGCAATTTTAAAACGTACAGGACTAAAATGA
- a CDS encoding FAD-binding and (Fe-S)-binding domain-containing protein, whose amino-acid sequence MSTLTRDYERFAKEAKEICKDRVYTDHLRRYAYGVDASCYSYLPKVVVKAEDEREVRRLIRLCQQCGTPFTFRAAGSSLSGQCSSEDVLIVCNDGFKKMEVIDDGKALKCECGVIGSDANDLLKPYNRKIGPDPATLATALVGGILNNNSSGMCCGTAQNSYKTIRSIRVVLLDGTVLDTSDKKSIEQFLREKPQMVEEILQLRKEILADEELTHLIHHKYKIKNTTGYGLNSLVDFEDIIDIINHLFIGSEGTLGFVSEIVYNTVEDVPHKGCGLMFFKTLNDASLAVVALANMGRDKVVAAEMMDYQSLKAVQTLENVPDFVREVPEGTSAILFQTESYSKETVDENLAFIKDKLKDIPTAIPSLYSQDPKEYDSWWAIRKGILPIVGGQRRKGTTVITEDVCFQIEDFTKGIEMLTELFHKYDFVDGGVIFGHALSGNVHFNITPDFSDPKDTKNFGDLVKEMSERVSGFGGSLKAEHGTGRMVAPFVEMEWGKKAYEINRRIKAIFDPERILNPDVMITDDPDVYKKNLKAQCVIDDAFTICMECGFCEKHCPSRNLTLTPRQRIALLRETKRLENEGNFTLASELRKGYEYFGVDTCAACSMCKGLCPLSIDTAQIALSMRRIDPPAPELAKKIYDNFSTTLQMCRAGVSLEGIAGSIITQKAISKITEGLHGVTGVTPYVPKTTPKANRYKLKNRIKPTNFEKVVYFSTCANRAFKPNQGYDDDRSLQQVVESLCNKAHIDIIYPQHIENLCCGLSFENYDDVHERAVKDLHDALMKASQNGKYPIVIDHSACFNHAFKHMPDLEINDISEFLCKYVVPHLDIEKCDERVIVHKQCKIKSLGKSQYIEDLARLCTDHVFNIKSFACDGFAGQKGFFTPELNKAATKDLAGEIAEYGATLGVSSSSTCEIGLGESGGIPFVGVAFLLDRCSKAKK is encoded by the coding sequence GTGAGTACGCTTACTAGAGATTATGAACGTTTTGCCAAGGAGGCAAAAGAGATTTGCAAAGATCGTGTCTATACTGACCATTTACGTCGTTATGCATATGGTGTTGATGCGTCCTGTTATAGCTATTTACCAAAGGTTGTTGTAAAGGCTGAGGATGAACGTGAAGTACGACGCCTTATTCGTTTGTGCCAACAATGTGGTACACCATTTACATTCCGTGCGGCTGGTTCTTCTTTGTCTGGTCAATGCTCCAGTGAAGACGTGCTCATCGTATGTAATGATGGCTTCAAAAAAATGGAAGTTATCGACGATGGCAAGGCTTTAAAATGCGAATGTGGTGTTATCGGTTCTGATGCCAACGATTTGTTGAAACCATACAACCGCAAAATCGGTCCAGATCCAGCTACGCTTGCAACAGCATTAGTAGGCGGTATTTTGAACAATAACTCCTCTGGTATGTGCTGTGGTACGGCTCAAAACTCCTATAAAACAATCCGTTCCATCCGCGTTGTATTACTAGATGGTACTGTTCTTGATACATCCGATAAAAAATCCATTGAACAATTCCTTCGTGAAAAACCTCAAATGGTAGAAGAAATCTTGCAATTGCGCAAAGAAATCTTAGCTGACGAAGAATTGACTCATTTGATTCATCACAAATACAAAATCAAAAATACTACAGGCTATGGCTTGAACTCCCTTGTTGATTTTGAAGACATCATCGACATCATCAATCACTTGTTCATCGGTTCTGAAGGTACATTGGGCTTCGTATCTGAAATCGTGTACAACACTGTTGAAGACGTACCTCATAAAGGTTGCGGTCTCATGTTCTTCAAAACATTGAACGATGCATCCTTGGCCGTTGTGGCCTTGGCTAATATGGGCCGCGATAAGGTTGTAGCTGCAGAAATGATGGACTATCAATCCTTGAAAGCCGTTCAAACTCTTGAAAATGTACCAGACTTCGTTCGTGAAGTGCCAGAAGGTACAAGCGCTATCTTGTTCCAAACTGAAAGCTACTCCAAAGAAACTGTAGATGAAAATTTAGCTTTCATTAAAGATAAATTGAAAGACATCCCAACAGCTATCCCAAGTCTTTATTCTCAAGATCCTAAGGAATACGATTCTTGGTGGGCTATCCGTAAAGGTATCTTGCCTATCGTTGGTGGTCAACGTAGAAAAGGTACTACTGTTATCACAGAAGACGTTTGCTTCCAAATCGAAGACTTCACTAAAGGCATTGAAATGCTTACCGAATTATTCCACAAATACGATTTCGTTGATGGTGGCGTAATCTTCGGTCATGCTTTGTCTGGTAATGTTCACTTTAACATTACACCTGATTTTAGCGACCCTAAAGATACTAAGAACTTCGGCGACTTGGTAAAAGAAATGTCCGAACGCGTATCTGGTTTCGGTGGTTCTTTGAAAGCCGAACATGGTACAGGCCGCATGGTAGCACCATTCGTTGAAATGGAATGGGGCAAAAAAGCGTACGAAATCAACCGTCGCATCAAAGCCATCTTTGACCCTGAACGCATCTTGAACCCTGATGTTATGATTACTGATGACCCAGATGTGTACAAGAAAAACCTTAAAGCTCAATGCGTTATCGATGATGCTTTCACAATCTGTATGGAATGTGGTTTCTGTGAAAAACATTGTCCAAGCCGTAACTTAACATTGACTCCACGTCAACGTATCGCATTGTTGCGCGAAACTAAACGCCTTGAAAACGAAGGTAACTTCACATTGGCATCTGAACTTAGAAAAGGTTACGAATACTTCGGCGTAGATACTTGTGCTGCTTGCTCTATGTGTAAAGGTCTTTGCCCACTTAGCATCGATACTGCTCAAATCGCATTGTCCATGCGCCGCATCGATCCACCTGCACCAGAATTGGCTAAGAAAATCTACGATAACTTCTCCACAACACTTCAAATGTGTCGTGCTGGTGTAAGTCTTGAAGGCATTGCAGGATCTATCATTACACAAAAAGCGATTTCTAAGATTACTGAAGGCTTACATGGCGTAACAGGTGTTACACCATATGTACCTAAAACAACTCCTAAGGCTAATCGCTATAAATTGAAAAACCGCATTAAACCTACTAACTTTGAAAAGGTTGTATACTTCAGTACTTGTGCGAACCGCGCATTCAAACCAAATCAAGGGTATGACGATGATCGTAGCTTACAACAAGTTGTAGAAAGCCTCTGTAACAAGGCTCATATCGATATTATTTATCCTCAACATATCGAAAACCTCTGCTGTGGCTTGAGCTTTGAAAACTACGATGATGTTCACGAACGTGCTGTTAAGGACTTACACGATGCATTGATGAAAGCATCTCAAAATGGTAAATATCCAATCGTGATCGACCATAGTGCATGTTTCAACCATGCGTTCAAACACATGCCAGATTTAGAAATCAATGATATTTCTGAATTCTTGTGCAAATACGTAGTACCTCATCTCGACATTGAAAAATGCGATGAACGGGTAATCGTACATAAACAATGTAAGATTAAATCTTTGGGTAAATCTCAATACATCGAAGACTTGGCTCGTCTATGTACAGACCATGTATTCAACATTAAATCCTTCGCATGCGATGGCTTTGCTGGTCAAAAAGGTTTCTTCACACCAGAACTTAACAAAGCTGCTACAAAAGACCTTGCTGGTGAAATTGCTGAATACGGCGCAACACTAGGCGTAAGTTCCAGTTCCACATGTGAAATTGGTCTTGGTGAAAGCGGTGGCATCCCATTCGTAGGCGTTGCATTCCTATTAGACCGTTGCTCTAAAGCAAAAAAATAA
- a CDS encoding type II toxin-antitoxin system HicB family antitoxin — protein MKFIYPAIIHDDADGFWAEFPDLEYTSSTGSTLTELVTNAQEAMELYILGALEDGESLPTPTSIRNLPCTDTTYPTLVQTDIDLAKNSKSVKKTLTIPAWLNDRALAKGINFSQLLQEALVEKTM, from the coding sequence ATGAAATTTATATACCCTGCTATAATCCATGATGATGCTGATGGTTTCTGGGCTGAGTTTCCAGACTTAGAATATACTAGCAGTACTGGCTCAACGTTAACAGAGCTCGTAACTAATGCCCAAGAGGCAATGGAACTATATATTTTAGGTGCCTTAGAGGATGGGGAGAGTTTACCAACACCTACATCTATTCGCAACTTACCTTGTACGGATACAACGTATCCTACATTAGTACAAACAGATATTGATTTAGCTAAAAATAGTAAATCCGTAAAGAAAACCTTAACTATTCCTGCATGGCTTAATGATAGAGCACTAGCTAAAGGAATTAATTTTTCTCAGCTTTTACAAGAAGCATTAGTAGAGAAAACAATGTAA
- a CDS encoding sulfite exporter TauE/SafE family protein: MLDNIIVFYIFFTIVGFLAAMLGTIIGAGGGLVFVPLFMYWFPEWSPSMIVGTSLFSVMCNAISGSIAYIKQKKVLISAAIVFSLATLPGAILGAQMSGWFSGKGFMFAFGCFMLCASGLIGFKNFRKGERKEESLTLDQLTYSKPIGISISFFVGFISSIFGIGGGLIHVPALIYLMGFPTHMATATSQSILAVSTTIGVITHLIENHIVFSIAIPTSIGAIFGAQAGARIAKRLKAKSILALMSVAVFALAVRLILKSGILG, encoded by the coding sequence ATGCTGGATAATATTATAGTATTTTATATCTTCTTTACCATAGTTGGCTTTTTAGCCGCTATGCTAGGCACTATCATCGGTGCTGGTGGAGGGCTTGTATTTGTGCCTCTCTTTATGTATTGGTTCCCTGAGTGGTCTCCATCCATGATTGTAGGGACATCGCTATTTTCTGTTATGTGTAATGCGATTTCTGGATCCATTGCCTATATTAAACAGAAAAAAGTACTCATCAGCGCGGCTATTGTATTTAGTTTAGCAACCCTTCCAGGCGCCATTTTAGGGGCTCAAATGTCTGGTTGGTTCTCTGGTAAAGGCTTTATGTTTGCCTTTGGGTGCTTTATGCTCTGTGCTTCTGGTTTGATTGGGTTTAAGAATTTCCGTAAAGGGGAGCGGAAGGAAGAAAGCCTTACCCTTGATCAGCTAACCTATAGCAAGCCTATCGGTATTAGTATTAGCTTCTTTGTAGGCTTTATCTCCAGTATCTTTGGTATCGGCGGTGGCCTCATCCATGTACCTGCCTTGATCTATCTCATGGGTTTCCCAACCCATATGGCTACGGCTACGAGCCAATCTATCCTTGCTGTATCTACAACGATAGGTGTTATAACACATTTAATCGAAAATCATATCGTCTTTAGTATCGCTATCCCTACAAGTATTGGTGCTATCTTTGGTGCTCAAGCAGGGGCGCGCATTGCTAAACGTTTGAAAGCAAAATCTATCCTTGCCCTCATGAGTGTGGCAGTCTTTGCGTTGGCAGTACGCCTTATTTTGAAATCTGGTATTCTTGGATAA